In Natronococcus occultus SP4, the following proteins share a genomic window:
- a CDS encoding ABC transporter ATP-binding protein, with translation MSLLELEDVHSYYGASHILRGVSLEIGEGEIVTLLGRNGAGKTTTVRSIAGADPPEVRSGTVRFDGADVTDWPADDITMNGIGIVPEERRLFAELSVEENLQLSRITRGWWNTVRRSVRGGEESTMGLEELYELFPRLEERREQKAGTLSGGEQQMLSIARTLRLPDLKLLMLDEPTEGLAPQIVRSVSEAIEEIVDRGLTILLIEQNVHESLKLADRGYVLDQGEIVYEGTVSQLKDEDLDEYLVV, from the coding sequence GTGAGCCTTCTCGAACTCGAGGACGTCCATTCGTACTACGGCGCCAGCCATATCCTCAGAGGCGTGTCGCTGGAAATCGGCGAAGGGGAGATCGTCACGCTGTTGGGACGAAACGGAGCGGGAAAGACCACGACGGTCCGTTCGATCGCCGGCGCCGACCCACCCGAGGTCCGGTCGGGAACCGTTCGGTTCGACGGAGCCGACGTTACCGACTGGCCGGCCGACGACATCACGATGAACGGGATCGGGATCGTGCCGGAGGAACGGCGCCTGTTCGCCGAACTGTCTGTCGAGGAAAACCTCCAGCTGTCGCGGATCACCCGCGGGTGGTGGAACACCGTTCGTCGTAGCGTACGCGGCGGCGAGGAGAGTACGATGGGGCTCGAGGAGCTGTACGAGCTGTTTCCGCGGCTGGAAGAACGCCGCGAGCAGAAGGCGGGGACGCTGTCCGGCGGGGAACAACAGATGTTATCGATCGCACGAACGTTGCGGCTTCCGGATCTGAAGCTGTTGATGCTCGACGAGCCGACCGAGGGACTGGCACCCCAGATCGTCCGATCGGTATCGGAGGCGATCGAGGAGATCGTCGACCGCGGACTGACGATTCTGCTGATCGAGCAAAACGTCCACGAATCGCTGAAGCTCGCCGATCGGGGGTACGTGTTGGATCAGGGTGAGATCGTCTACGAGGGGACGGTCTCGCAGCTCAAGGACGAGGACTTGGACGAGTATCTCGTCGTCTGA
- a CDS encoding ABC transporter ATP-binding protein, with the protein MTLLKTQNLTKRFGGITALNGVGLAIERGELVSLIGPNGAGKSTLINTITGQLSPTEGSVHYAGTEISGMEPFEITQLGIGRSLQTASIFPELSVRDNIAIASFATEHGSFRVNFFRRRDEYGGVETRTSEILEALTLEDEADTEAKSLPYGEKRRLEIAIGLATDPDLMFMDEPTAGMSPHETEMTVQLIRELLEDWEMTILLVEHDMDVVFDISDRILTLHQGQLIAEGTPAEIRNDPRVREAYLGGGAE; encoded by the coding sequence ATGACACTACTGAAAACCCAGAATTTGACGAAGAGGTTCGGTGGAATAACCGCTCTCAACGGGGTGGGGTTAGCGATCGAGCGGGGCGAGCTCGTCTCGCTCATTGGGCCAAACGGCGCGGGGAAATCGACCCTGATCAACACGATTACGGGACAGCTGTCTCCGACGGAGGGATCGGTTCACTACGCCGGGACGGAGATTTCCGGGATGGAGCCCTTCGAGATTACCCAGCTCGGTATCGGACGATCGCTGCAGACGGCCTCGATCTTTCCGGAGCTCTCGGTTCGGGACAACATCGCGATCGCGTCGTTTGCGACCGAGCACGGCTCGTTTCGGGTTAACTTCTTCCGACGTCGAGACGAGTACGGCGGGGTCGAAACGCGGACGAGCGAAATTCTGGAGGCACTCACGCTCGAGGACGAAGCCGATACCGAGGCGAAGTCGCTGCCGTACGGAGAGAAACGCCGGCTCGAGATCGCGATCGGTCTGGCGACCGATCCCGACCTGATGTTTATGGACGAGCCCACCGCGGGGATGTCACCGCACGAAACGGAGATGACGGTGCAGTTGATCCGCGAACTGCTCGAGGACTGGGAGATGACGATCCTCCTCGTCGAACACGATATGGACGTGGTCTTCGACATCTCCGACCGGATTCTGACGCTTCACCAGGGACAGCTCATCGCCGAGGGGACGCCGGCGGAGATCAGAAACGACCCGCGGGTCCGCGAGGCGTATCTCGGAGGTGGAGCGGAGTGA